From one Cyanobacteria bacterium GSL.Bin1 genomic stretch:
- a CDS encoding oligosaccharide flippase family protein — protein MSSNSVKAIIKGSFWVTLAKFITRLAGLLVLPFLARLLDPAAFGVYSLLHRTVQTGDNFSRLGVDVAVQRNGAQHQSMAKEEVGRLFGVGGCLTIGSAALLTLGLCLGNSSIATYFLGEPKIATWLPLVGLTIFVTASSNVPSFYLTALHAFRLYSLRDSITVIVGALITVILTSLLGLSGAIYGLLVTALIRLLSAGWFAFNLLHQKKIKLRFDLFFQEARSILNLGLPFYLANFLSNFITLPLLGWLTRLGGIEQVGYLRVAQSLSQLVSFIPTTVGPVMISYLSASFASNFAEYQKLKSIHLRTLWGLSLLVSIFLCFSLDILMPALFGVTYDQAIPLSRITIWIVFVNTLSGVISQSLISAGNTRTIAIWKTKGLFIMMASAFLMIPRYQATGFLLAQAFGSLFTLFGYGKLTWFNLSNTDQKRVFCLALTTLLSVALAFIVPYLFASNLILLFSIKLFIIITLIRIIILASFYNKEFFRLRKLISNKLFR, from the coding sequence ATGTCTTCAAATTCTGTCAAAGCAATTATTAAAGGTAGCTTTTGGGTCACTCTAGCTAAGTTTATTACTCGTTTAGCTGGCTTACTTGTTTTGCCATTTTTAGCGCGGTTATTAGATCCAGCTGCCTTTGGTGTTTACAGTTTACTACACAGGACTGTGCAAACTGGAGACAATTTCTCGCGTTTAGGTGTAGATGTTGCCGTTCAACGAAATGGTGCTCAACATCAAAGCATGGCAAAGGAAGAAGTTGGGCGTTTATTTGGTGTTGGGGGTTGTTTAACTATTGGTTCTGCAGCTCTCTTAACTCTAGGTTTGTGCTTGGGAAATTCGAGTATTGCAACCTACTTTTTAGGAGAGCCTAAAATTGCGACATGGCTTCCTTTAGTTGGTCTAACTATATTTGTTACAGCAAGTTCTAATGTTCCTAGCTTCTACTTAACTGCTTTGCACGCCTTCCGCTTATATTCATTGCGAGATTCAATTACAGTAATTGTAGGTGCACTCATAACAGTTATACTCACTTCTCTACTGGGTTTATCAGGCGCAATTTATGGATTGTTAGTAACAGCTTTAATTCGTTTGTTGTCGGCAGGGTGGTTTGCATTTAATCTTTTGCATCAAAAAAAAATCAAGCTACGGTTTGATCTGTTCTTTCAAGAAGCTAGGAGTATTCTAAATCTTGGATTGCCCTTTTACCTAGCTAACTTTTTAAGTAATTTTATTACATTGCCTTTGCTAGGTTGGTTAACTCGATTGGGTGGTATAGAACAAGTGGGTTATCTCCGAGTGGCTCAATCATTATCGCAGTTGGTTAGCTTTATTCCCACGACAGTAGGTCCTGTTATGATTTCCTATCTTTCAGCTAGTTTTGCGAGTAATTTTGCAGAATACCAAAAATTAAAATCTATTCACCTTCGCACCCTTTGGGGGTTAAGCTTGTTAGTCAGTATTTTTCTTTGTTTTAGTTTGGATATTTTGATGCCTGCTTTATTTGGTGTAACCTATGATCAGGCAATTCCTTTATCAAGAATTACAATTTGGATTGTTTTTGTTAATACCCTATCAGGTGTTATTTCACAATCACTAATTAGTGCAGGTAACACCCGTACTATTGCAATTTGGAAAACAAAAGGGCTATTTATAATGATGGCTTCCGCATTTCTAATGATTCCTCGATACCAAGCAACTGGGTTCTTATTAGCCCAAGCCTTTGGAAGTTTATTTACTCTCTTTGGCTATGGTAAACTAACTTGGTTTAACTTAAGCAATACGGATCAAAAAAGAGTCTTTTGTTTAGCTTTAACGACTTTACTATCTGTTGCACTTGCTTTCATTGTACCTTATTTATTTGCCAGTAATTTAATTTTATTATTTAGTATTAAATTATTTATTATAATTACCTTAATACGAATAATAATTCTAGCTAGTTTTTATAATAAAGAATTTTTTCGATTAAGGAAATTAATTTCAAATAAATTATTTCGCTAG
- a CDS encoding FkbM family methyltransferase → MGISKLLRVGSIQRGLARSRFLAWLAVKLRNQCTSVIGYHLGCESDPTKNGELMLIRNVAPTASVFIDIGANIGNWTNLLLESVYNRDIHGLLIEPSEKSFKQLKQKFFNTDGLELLQAAASDVRGECTFYERPNAAENSSLVFKKNAIPKLVKTITLDDEISTRNYNYIDFLKIETEGWDLNVLRGAASLLDQKKIGVIQFEYGSGWLKAGNTLAAAYSLLESYGYQVFLLKSSGLHILDYSLYGDFFRYSNFVAVSPEKVHHYESLINKTLI, encoded by the coding sequence ATGGGCATCAGTAAATTGTTGAGAGTTGGTTCTATTCAAAGAGGTTTAGCGCGATCGCGCTTCCTTGCTTGGCTTGCTGTGAAGCTACGTAATCAATGCACTAGTGTAATTGGCTATCATCTTGGTTGCGAAAGCGACCCAACAAAAAATGGTGAGTTGATGCTAATTAGGAATGTAGCACCAACTGCATCAGTATTTATAGATATTGGCGCTAACATTGGTAATTGGACTAATCTATTGCTCGAATCTGTATATAATCGTGATATTCACGGGCTATTGATTGAACCATCAGAGAAATCCTTTAAGCAACTAAAGCAGAAGTTTTTTAATACAGATGGTCTTGAATTACTGCAGGCAGCTGCTTCAGATGTTAGAGGAGAATGTACCTTCTACGAGAGACCAAACGCTGCTGAAAATTCATCACTTGTCTTTAAGAAAAATGCTATACCAAAACTTGTCAAAACAATAACCTTAGATGATGAAATTTCTACAAGAAACTACAATTACATTGATTTTCTGAAAATTGAGACAGAAGGCTGGGATCTAAATGTTCTTAGAGGCGCAGCTTCACTCTTAGACCAAAAGAAGATTGGAGTGATTCAATTTGAATATGGTAGCGGTTGGCTTAAAGCTGGTAATACTCTAGCAGCTGCCTATTCATTACTCGAGTCTTATGGGTATCAAGTATTTCTCTTGAAAAGTTCTGGTTTACATATACTAGATTACAGTTTATATGGGGATTTTTTTAGATATTCAAACTTTGTGGCAGTTTCTCCCGAAAAAGTCCATCACTATGAGTCATTAATTAATAAAACTTTGATATAA
- a CDS encoding glycosyltransferase, whose translation MKVGVYFPSSHLGEWSWQNFLNHEISLSGTDYRNLFLIYYLAKYGYEVFVFSTQILPRILTIKVIQVDSFATASIKAKDANMDILITSNRQNQDTVAGIKKCEEIHQPCIISSGNGPSPEIADLLFHSTSVRRLVCVSATQADFLRDHPIFDKTEFIYGNGVKPIYFSNSSSLVQRDSLGVCYLGSLTPSKGFHHVARAWPKIHQSFPNATLTVLGNAKLYRRDAPLGPLGIAEPEFEETKIIPYLGNTIAEAQSKGVQFLGLVSSKTIRSVAESSSVGVVNPNCSGSIETFCLSAIELQAAGATVVGANRGGLRETVRNQETGILINSEEELADAIIRLLSNPEQTRQMGEKGRRWVKEAFNCNRIIEQWCYLIEAVVRNEAAHPPNFSWKRATWKALAREGIRQARKVPNLGYKLPTLYQINLHLNKLKLTP comes from the coding sequence ATGAAGGTTGGTGTATATTTTCCCTCATCGCATTTAGGAGAGTGGAGTTGGCAGAACTTTCTAAATCATGAGATTAGCTTAAGCGGGACAGACTACCGAAATCTTTTTTTAATCTATTATTTAGCAAAGTATGGTTATGAAGTATTTGTGTTTTCAACACAGATACTCCCTCGGATTTTAACAATAAAAGTAATCCAAGTTGATAGTTTTGCTACTGCTTCCATAAAAGCTAAAGATGCAAATATGGACATTCTAATAACTAGCAATAGACAAAACCAAGATACAGTTGCAGGAATCAAAAAATGCGAGGAGATACATCAGCCTTGCATCATCTCTTCTGGTAATGGTCCCTCACCTGAAATCGCAGATTTGCTATTTCATTCTACATCAGTTCGCAGATTAGTTTGTGTATCAGCAACCCAAGCCGATTTTCTTCGGGATCATCCAATTTTTGATAAAACAGAATTTATCTATGGCAATGGGGTTAAGCCCATTTATTTTTCTAATTCTTCTTCTTTAGTTCAGCGTGACTCTTTAGGAGTTTGCTATCTAGGATCCTTAACTCCTTCCAAAGGGTTTCACCATGTTGCCCGAGCTTGGCCAAAGATTCATCAATCCTTTCCCAATGCTACTTTAACTGTACTTGGAAATGCTAAGCTCTATCGCCGTGATGCACCTTTAGGACCATTAGGAATTGCTGAACCAGAGTTTGAGGAAACTAAGATAATCCCTTACCTAGGCAATACTATTGCAGAAGCTCAAAGCAAGGGAGTTCAATTTCTGGGGCTAGTTTCTTCTAAAACTATTCGCTCTGTTGCAGAATCTTCTAGTGTTGGCGTTGTCAATCCAAACTGTTCAGGTTCTATAGAAACGTTTTGTTTAAGTGCTATTGAATTGCAAGCTGCAGGGGCAACTGTTGTAGGAGCAAATAGAGGTGGACTTAGGGAAACCGTTAGAAATCAGGAAACAGGGATTTTAATTAACTCAGAAGAAGAGCTAGCTGATGCAATCATCAGGCTTCTTAGCAATCCAGAGCAAACAAGGCAAATGGGAGAGAAAGGAAGGCGATGGGTAAAAGAAGCATTTAACTGTAATCGAATTATAGAGCAGTGGTGTTATCTTATAGAAGCAGTTGTCAGGAATGAAGCAGCCCATCCTCCTAACTTTTCGTGGAAGCGTGCAACTTGGAAAGCTTTAGCACGGGAAGGTATTCGCCAAGCTCGAAAAGTCCCGAACTTGGGATATAAGCTACCGACTCTCTACCAGATAAATTTGCATCTTAACAAACTTAAATTAACACCGTAA